The proteins below are encoded in one region of Candidatus Neomarinimicrobiota bacterium:
- a CDS encoding Rrf2 family transcriptional regulator, giving the protein MVTSHLMLYSKSAEYAIQAMIYLTEKKSDKPTMISKIAESYGIPYQFLAKIVQTLVKHRLVKATRGRNGGVNLGRPANEIYLSEIVQAIDGLPPEKEQCVIGLNLCSDETPCPLHDQWKPIRGKIRHMLASEPLDDLANRVIEKRKLMEK; this is encoded by the coding sequence ATGGTAACATCGCACCTCATGTTATATTCAAAATCAGCAGAGTATGCTATTCAGGCCATGATTTATTTGACGGAAAAAAAGTCAGATAAACCAACTATGATCAGTAAAATTGCCGAATCTTATGGCATACCATATCAATTTTTGGCGAAAATAGTGCAGACATTGGTTAAGCATCGTTTGGTGAAGGCAACCCGAGGACGAAATGGCGGCGTTAATTTAGGACGTCCTGCAAATGAAATATATTTAAGTGAAATTGTTCAAGCCATCGATGGTCTGCCCCCTGAAAAGGAACAATGTGTTATCGGACTAAATCTGTGTTCAGATGAAACACCCTGTCCGCTTCATGATCAATGGAAACCTATTCGTGGGAAAATTCGCCACATGCTTGCCAGTGAACCTCTTGACGACTTAGCTAATAGGGTAATTGAAAAACGGAAGTTAATGG
- a CDS encoding SCO family protein, which translates to MKKQIFILTVLFFSAIFINSCDKTNSKKNSGIYQCPMQCEGEKTYNKTINCPICKMELKQIDSNSKKIIDDNLISSASIFNLTSKWKTQNNETIELKDLKGDVLVMVMIYTSCKAACPRLVADMRNIFNKVGNSSVKYIFVSIDPETDTPKKLKEFAIMNQMDNKQWVFLQGNIDDVREFSNVLSVKYKQISPIDFSHSNIISVFNKDGVLIHQQEGLGLNNDNTVFQINNLIK; encoded by the coding sequence ATGAAAAAACAAATTTTCATCCTAACAGTGTTATTTTTTAGTGCAATCTTTATTAATTCATGTGATAAGACGAATTCTAAGAAAAATAGTGGTATCTATCAATGTCCAATGCAATGTGAAGGAGAAAAGACTTACAATAAAACCATAAATTGTCCTATTTGTAAAATGGAATTAAAACAAATTGATTCTAATAGTAAAAAAATAATTGATGATAATTTGATTTCATCTGCATCTATTTTTAATCTGACATCCAAATGGAAAACTCAAAATAATGAAACAATTGAGTTAAAAGATTTAAAAGGAGACGTATTAGTGATGGTGATGATTTATACTTCCTGTAAGGCTGCTTGCCCGAGATTAGTTGCAGATATGAGAAACATATTTAATAAAGTTGGTAATAGTTCGGTTAAGTATATATTCGTAAGTATTGACCCAGAAACAGACACGCCTAAAAAGTTGAAAGAATTTGCCATTATGAACCAAATGGATAACAAACAATGGGTCTTTTTACAGGGGAATATTGATGATGTTCGAGAATTTTCTAATGTATTATCTGTAAAATATAAACAAATATCCCCAATTGATTTTTCTCATTCTAATATTATAAGTGTTTTCAATAAAGATGGAGTTCTTATTCATCAACAGGAAGGTCTAGGTTTAAATAATGATAATACTGTTTTTCAAATTAATAATTTGATTAAGTAA
- a CDS encoding alginate export family protein — protein VFNFTNDFANVDFFNFKQVEAGTVDDEDDFNVSGVYAHFSLIEGHKTQAFAIQDGDRLTFGGYGKGAISSVSYELEFAMQNGAESDDVNYGGMMYGLNAGYKIGDMTLSAGMDFVSGDDSTTTNVNESFNTLYATNHKYYGYMDYFLNLPVHTGGLGLQDIHFKLSGFNIADHTVNVAYHIFNANQSNESFGNELDITLVKKFADNVKIVAGYSIFMPGKLQEENETNGSFAYLMTIVNF, from the coding sequence TTGTTTTTAACTTTACCAACGATTTTGCAAATGTAGATTTTTTCAATTTCAAGCAAGTGGAAGCTGGTACAGTAGATGACGAAGATGATTTTAATGTCAGCGGTGTTTACGCCCATTTTAGCTTAATAGAAGGTCATAAGACACAAGCCTTTGCTATTCAGGATGGAGATAGATTGACATTTGGTGGATATGGAAAAGGTGCTATTTCCAGTGTGAGTTACGAATTGGAATTTGCCATGCAGAATGGAGCAGAATCTGATGATGTGAATTATGGTGGTATGATGTATGGTTTGAATGCTGGTTATAAAATTGGCGATATGACACTTTCAGCCGGAATGGATTTTGTATCTGGAGATGACTCCACAACTACAAATGTAAATGAATCATTCAACACTTTATATGCTACAAATCATAAATACTATGGATATATGGATTATTTTCTAAATCTTCCCGTTCATACTGGTGGATTAGGATTGCAAGATATTCATTTTAAACTATCAGGATTCAATATAGCTGACCATACTGTTAATGTAGCGTATCACATATTTAATGCAAATCAAAGTAATGAATCTTTTGGGAATGAATTAGATATTACCTTGGTCAAGAAATTTGCTGATAATGTAAAAATTGTAGCAGGATATTCTATATTTATGCCTGGTAAACTACAAGAAGAAAATGAGACGAATGGAAGTTTCGCCTACTTAATGACAATCGTGAATTTTTAA
- the nirK gene encoding nitrite reductase, copper-containing: MNIIRLIKYIGVFTIFLNILTLSGCSDKNINSGTIDTSKIKVNGEMIAELTPPPFVPAPVGDRPAKKLLVEMEILEAESEMTGGVTYVYWTFGGSVPGSFIRTRVGDEVEFTLQNHPDNKLPHNIDLHAVTGPGGGATSSFIAPGHKVTFSFKTLNPGLYVYHCATAPVGMHVANGMYGLILVEPEGGLPKVDKEYYIMQGDFYTKGNNGQPGLQPFDMKKAIDENADYVVFNGKVGSLTGDDALTANVGETIRLFVGNGGPNLVSSFHVIGEIFDRVNIEGGSAINENVQTTLIPAGGAAIVEFKVDVPGTFIIVDHSIFRAFNKGALGMIKVQGDDNLAVYSGKQIEGIYNPDGTVIQSMPGDKIPELAIGSTINERIVLGKQLYTQTCLACHQADGEGILTVFPPLAKSDYLNENVDRAIDIVLYGKTGSIIVNGEYYNNVMTALSLSNEEVANILTFIYNSWENNKTEVTPEMVAKVIRDHK; the protein is encoded by the coding sequence ATGAATATTATAAGATTAATAAAATATATAGGGGTATTTACGATATTTTTAAATATTTTAACCTTATCAGGTTGCTCTGATAAAAACATCAATTCAGGAACAATTGATACCAGTAAAATTAAAGTAAATGGAGAAATGATAGCTGAATTAACACCTCCGCCGTTTGTACCTGCACCCGTTGGAGATAGGCCTGCTAAAAAACTACTTGTTGAAATGGAAATTCTTGAAGCTGAAAGCGAAATGACGGGAGGAGTAACATACGTTTATTGGACGTTTGGTGGTTCAGTTCCAGGAAGTTTTATAAGAACAAGAGTTGGTGATGAAGTTGAATTCACATTGCAAAATCATCCAGATAACAAATTACCACATAATATTGATTTACATGCAGTTACAGGGCCAGGTGGTGGAGCGACATCATCATTTATTGCTCCAGGTCATAAAGTAACTTTTTCTTTTAAAACACTAAATCCAGGTCTTTATGTTTATCATTGTGCAACGGCACCAGTTGGAATGCATGTTGCAAACGGAATGTATGGTTTAATTTTAGTCGAACCAGAAGGTGGTCTCCCAAAGGTAGATAAAGAATATTATATCATGCAGGGTGATTTTTATACAAAAGGTAATAATGGCCAACCAGGTCTACAACCATTCGATATGAAAAAAGCCATTGATGAGAATGCTGATTATGTAGTTTTTAATGGTAAAGTGGGTTCGTTGACTGGAGATGATGCACTTACAGCTAATGTAGGAGAAACGATACGTTTATTTGTTGGAAATGGAGGACCAAATTTGGTTTCGTCTTTTCATGTTATTGGTGAAATATTTGATAGAGTAAATATTGAAGGTGGTTCGGCTATAAATGAGAATGTTCAAACTACATTAATTCCTGCAGGTGGTGCCGCGATTGTTGAATTTAAAGTTGATGTTCCTGGTACCTTTATTATTGTTGATCATTCCATTTTTCGAGCCTTTAATAAAGGTGCCCTTGGTATGATTAAAGTTCAAGGTGATGATAATTTAGCGGTGTACTCAGGAAAACAAATCGAAGGGATATACAACCCTGATGGTACGGTTATTCAATCAATGCCTGGTGATAAAATACCCGAATTGGCAATTGGCTCTACAATTAATGAAAGAATCGTTTTAGGAAAACAATTATATACACAAACTTGTTTAGCTTGTCACCAAGCTGATGGAGAGGGAATTCTAACGGTGTTTCCTCCACTTGCAAAGTCTGACTATTTGAATGAGAATGTAGACCGCGCGATAGATATTGTTCTTTATGGTAAAACAGGCTCTATTATTGTAAATGGTGAATACTATAATAATGTGATGACTGCTTTGTCATTGAGTAATGAAGAAGTTGCAAATATTTTAACATTTATTTATAATAGTTGGGAAAATAATAAAACGGAAGTAACTCCTGAAATGGTTGCTAAAGTTATACGTGATCATAAATAA
- a CDS encoding formylglycine-generating enzyme family protein, translating to MGQMNLKQKKIIGGNFVPLYGSNSTGVSVDDFLLDIHPITNQQYLHFVKKNPKWRRSQVLNLFADENYLYNWESDTVLGLEVSPNSAVTSVSWYAAKKYCDCQDSRLPTMDEWEYVAMASETNPNAQRDSLFNLMIIESYELPKTYKNEIGSTYKNYWGIFDMHGLVWEWTSDFNSVLISGESRQDVDVERNLFCGSASINATNLMDYAAFMRFAFRGSVKANYSIRTLGFRCSKDINQ from the coding sequence ATGGGGCAGATGAATCTGAAACAAAAAAAGATCATTGGTGGAAATTTTGTTCCACTGTATGGTTCTAATAGTACGGGTGTATCTGTTGATGATTTTTTATTAGATATTCATCCAATCACAAATCAACAATATTTACATTTTGTGAAAAAAAATCCAAAATGGAGAAGGTCCCAGGTATTAAATCTTTTTGCTGATGAAAATTATTTGTATAATTGGGAATCTGACACCGTATTAGGTCTAGAAGTTTCTCCTAATTCTGCTGTCACTTCAGTGTCTTGGTACGCTGCAAAAAAATATTGTGATTGTCAAGATAGTAGGTTGCCAACGATGGATGAATGGGAATATGTGGCAATGGCCAGCGAAACTAATCCAAATGCGCAACGAGATAGTCTTTTCAATCTGATGATTATTGAAAGTTATGAATTACCCAAAACGTATAAAAATGAGATTGGAAGTACGTACAAAAATTATTGGGGAATCTTTGATATGCATGGGTTAGTTTGGGAATGGACGTCTGATTTTAATTCAGTACTTATCTCTGGAGAATCACGGCAAGATGTGGATGTAGAAAGAAATTTATTCTGCGGTAGTGCATCGATTAATGCAACTAATTTAATGGACTATGCTGCTTTTATGCGTTTTGCTTTCAGGGGAAGTGTAAAAGCAAACTATAGTATACGAACATTAGGTTTTCGTTGTTCAAAAGATATCAATCAATGA